The sequence cggaggaattcctggaggaacttccggaggaattcctggaggaacttccggaggaattcctggaggaacttccggaggaattcctggaggaacttccggacgaattcctggaggaacttccggacgaattcctggaggaacttccggacgaattcctggaggaacttccggacgaattcctggaggaacttccggaggaattcctggaggaacttccggaggaattcctggaggaacttccggaggaattcctggaggaacttccggaggaattcctggaggaacttccggaggaattcctggaggaacttccggacgaattcctggaggaacttccggaggaattcctggaggaacttccggaggaattcctggaggaacttccggaggaattcctggaggaacttccggaggaattcctggaggaacttccggaggaattcctggaggaacttccggaagaattcctggaggaacttccggaggaattcctggaggaacttccggaggaatttctggaggaacttcgggcggaattcctggaggaacttccggaggaattcctggaggaacttccggaggaattcctggaggaacttccggaggaattcctggaggaacttccggaggaattccaggaggactTTTCAGCGGAATTTTAGAGAggagttttcggaggaactcctggaggatcttcctgaAGAGTTCCTTTgagaaacttccagatgaattcctggaggaacttccggaggaatttctggaggaacttccggaggaattcctggaggaacttccggaggaattcctggaggaacttccggaggaattcctggaggaacttccggaggaattcctggaggacttttcAGCGGAATTTTTAAAGGGGACTTTTCAGCGGAATTTTTAAAGAggagttttcggaggaactcctggaggatcttcgtGAAGAGTTCCTTTgagaaacttccagatgaattcctggagagacttccagaggaattcctggcaacGACGCCGCCACGCTGCTGCCGCTGCATGAAAATGATCTATTACGCCGCCATCGATAAAAAATCAATCAGTGCACATGCTGTAGGTCGTCATTCAATGATTTAGATTCATAGATTTGTTGCTAATAAATACTGCATAATTGTTCAATTTTCATACGGCGCCAAGACGATTAATTTAAACCGGCGGGGACGGCAAAGAAAATAGTTGGCGGCAACGCACAGGTCTAACCAGACGTCGGCTGTCTACAATTCTAAAATGGCATAAAACACTGATTTCCGGCTTCCACTCATCGAGCCCAATCCGGCAATACCCAGTTTCTACCAATCAAATAGATTGAACAGGGCTAAACAGAAAAATTTTCGATGGTTGTTTTCAATTGGATTTCCGGATTGACGCGTTTTTTTACACGTTTTTTCATGAGATACGTATTTATCCCCtgcactgtttttttttatttcaatcagagatgtcacgcgatttTTACATATCGCCCCTCTCGTTCTCTTTAGAAATAAGATGGATGAAAGGCATGCTCCAAAAAGTTTGATTGAGAGAAGTCTTTAATAATGATTAATGTATCGactaatcattgtttttttgcatatatctatttaaataaataacttgtaaattttaattttaaaataaagcacaaaaTCCTTTCATGAGTGCTTTTCAAgctaaattgttcaaaaaggccACGACATTTTCCTTTGGTGGCCTGAGTAGAAAAACGCTGTATTATGACGATCGCGAGCTTTTCCAGTACTGCCAGATACACTCAGAATACATTCCAATGAACTTGTTttccaaaatcatgaagtttgacacgtcTTGGTTCCGACATGATCAAGAAATGACAAATTTTTGCGGGAtagtttaagggattatttaAGTACTACCTTCGGAATAATGTTGACAATTATCCCAAAAAGTATATGAATTTTGTGATCCATTGCAGCAAACAGAACCAAATTGCGATGCAAATATGCTGAGAACCATCATTTTGAACATTtagttttccatgaaaatttggggtacaaacaagtacactgaccctacatatatgggtcactttgtaacaattatTAGCCACTTCATTTTGCACGTTGATCAAATGGAAATGACccatattagtgtgtgacccatgattgtggagTCAGTGTACATACACCTTTTTTGCAGGACCACAGTGGCTTCCATTGATTGGTAACACGCCGTTTGTACGGAAATTGGCTCGATCCAGCGGAGGACAACATTTGGCATTCGAAGCCCTCTCGAAGCAGTACAACAGCCCAGTTATAGGGCTCAAGCTTGGCGGGGAGCTGGTTGTCGTGGCTTTGCAGTATCCCGCCGTGCTGGAAGCGCACAGCAATGAAGTGTTCGATGGTCGACCTGACAATTTCTTCGTCCGGCTAAGGGCTATGGGTACCAGGTGTGAATTATTCGCTACTAGAGGAATAGTTATATAATAATTAATTCTGTTACTTTTCAGGTTGGGTATGACCTTTACAGACGGGCCGTTTTGGACAGAACACAGAAACTTCATCGAACGGCATCTGCGTCAAGCCGGGTATGGTAAACAAACCATGCAAATGCACGTACAAAACGAACtggttgagttgatcgatattATCAAAGACCTGAAAGGAAAACCTATTTGGCCTGGAAGTATTTTACCAACCAGTGTAATCAACGTGCTTTGGACGTTTACAACAGGATCTAGAATTCCAAGAGATGACGAACGTCTCATCAGGTTGCTAAAATTACTTCATGATAGATCGAAGGCGTTTGATATGTCCGGTGGTATACTGAGCCAACTTCCATGGCTTCGTTATATAGCCCCAGATTGGACAGGATACAATATAATTAAGCGGTTTAATCGAGAGCTGCGGGAATTTTTTATGCCATCTATTAGGAAGCATCATCAGGAGTATAGTGACGATAAATGTTCGAATGATTTGATCTACGCGTTTATCAAAGAAATGGAACATCGGAAAGATGATCCCTGCTCTACATTCACTGATCTTCAGCTAATCATGATTATTCTCGATATATTTATTGCTGGTTCCCATACCACTAGCGCCACCGTTGATATTGCTTTTATGATTTTATCAATGAGAGCTGAtatgcaaaataaaattctttcggaaattgatAGCAACTTACGTCATGATGAAATATATCAGCAAAAATATCGAACGCAGCTACCGTACACAGAAGCTTTCCTACTCGAAACAATGAGATTACATCAAATCGCTCCACTTGGGGGTCCCAGGAGGGCATTATCGGACTGCACACTGGGAGGCTATCGAGTACCGAAAAACACCACAATCATGATGAGCTTACGGACCGTCCATATGGATCAGGAGCATTGGGGTGACCCGGAAAATTTCAGACCCGAACGTTTCATCGGTCcagatgggaaaataaccaacACTGAACGGCTGATTCCATTTGGCCTGGGAAGGAGACGCTGTCTCGGCGAATCGCTGGCACGATCGTGTATGTTTACGTTCTTTGtaggaatccttcgggaattcaggGTGTGTCCATCGAAGAACAGCGCGGATGCACCGACACTGAAACTGGTACCCGGAATCACACTCTCACCGCAACCGTACAAACTGGTGTTTGAACCGAGATcaagatgaaataatttttgttataaGAACAGACcagaaaaaaactaaataaaaactaaaacgcgaaggatgaaagGCATGCTGCAAAAATCtcatcaagttttattccgtgACAGCGCATGCAAATGTACATCTTGCATATTATCGAATGTATACTTATTTTcgtcaataaaacaaaatatataaAACAATTTAATTACTATTTccgaaacattattttttttttgtctttattttcttattttttcatatttattattGTCTTATTTTAGTCTCCTTACTTTCAGCCCTAGTGAGGGAGGAAGGGAGGTCGTTActatcattttattttattttgtttgaagagttctatataaaataaaatatattatttataaaCATACGATAAACTCAAACACCTCAGGTACAGTAAGAGAGACATCGGTATCGTTATGTAATGATTGGATTCGAACACTCAGCTTTACAGATCCAGTTGAGAACTCAAGAAGAATTTGTCTTGCTGTTAGGTGGAACCGCAGGCGAAGTGGGACTCCAGCTAGGATGGTGGCCAGCTACATACATACTTTCAACAAGGATTCTGCAATGATTGATAAATTATAATATGATATGATAATAAAAGCATCATTCATTTATATTTCCAGGAATAGTGTTATGAggatatttcatttttttctaaaatttgtattttcAGCTCTTAAATTCATTCCTAatgaaaaacccaacttaattcactgagtagtgatactgcctttctcgcatttagccaagacaccaaccttatatggagctAATATAGTTCGATGAAccatttccttaataacttctaaacgcaacggtcgatcgttatcaaattcaatagtgatcaactaggacttgccccctgtcgaatgcaacttgttgcgagaaaatcggttaaagattactatatgaaaagttgtctaatgtttttttagcttttgtgcacacacatacacacacacatacacgcatacatacacacggacagacagacatgtgctcagctcgtcgagctgagtcgattggtatataacactatgggtctgcgagacttatataaaaagttcgtattcggagtgaaatgatagcctttcggtacaactttgttgtacgagaaaggcaaaaaggcaatcTCGGATAATAGATCATTGCATTATTCACAAAAAGCTGTTTcttcaacaaatattgtttatttatcCTCTTCTTCTATATCTTTAGATATAAAggtgaaatggtctgtgttcgtgtACGCGTGATTCGTGAGCGGCTGAATAGATTGTCTTCATTCCTTCAACAGATATGTTCGCTATCATGTCCGACGGGTTTATAAGAtgtttcctcatgcgaaaatcacgagtaaggtaGATTACATCGTGAAATACCAAAATTATTATTCGTGTAGAagtttcgcatgggcagttaacaacgcgcatttttgcctactatgcaggagtcaggacaacgtctgctgcGTCGACTAGTattaaatataatttatgtttcatCTACGTGTTTTATAATTCATTATATTCAATATTTTCAGTGAATTTGTCTTATTAATTTTTTGGCAagcatttcattttatttttatattgtatatatctataatcattttttcaatgaatgcTTATGCcgacagagattttttttttcccgaTACAGGATCGAGGTCCAGAGATAGCGGTACGCTTCAACCGAAACACTAATGTATTAAGTTGTGATTATAGGAAGTAGTTAATTGTAGCTTAAGTTAAcgatgaaattgatgtttcagtgTTGGCAGTGTTGGAGCACAGTAGCTTTACAGGATTATCTGCAAGATCACTATTTCATATATTTTCTCCATATGACCAAATTTTACTTACAATATAACTTATTTGACTGTATTTGAGATGgggttgggagggtgcatcagggcatcaatgaagttacaactggacaacgaagtggtagccaatcggagtcaaggaaggaaaaTATTAGTCGTTAGCTgctattacttttatctccaacagttgttaaccagttgacgcgcccttcttctaacaaaccatcccgtggaaagcttgacaagtattgcaaatttcattattctttttgttggatcattctgctggaaggagattcttattttcccgtgggtttcgtgtaagcgtctctgcttacaggtccaccacccacatttttggcccttcatacagcaaaatgttgaattcaTAATGATAGTGAAATTTGACCTTAATGTCAAATGGAACCGCATGCAGCGCAAGACTCAAGCtaggatggtggctaactacatacatacatacattaaggagactttcagccctaggctggctcgtctccgaaacaTTATTATTGATTTAGAGAAGATTtaaggtgttatcgtgtcacATGAACATGGTTCACTGATCAGAAAACGTTTTGTGGTGATGTGATGTGCCATTTGGTGTATAatccactagtgcgacaactggtgctatagggcattgcacggactgctttgcctctatctcgctgcaaagaaattataaATGCAGACCGTGCAGTGCCCTttagccacgactggtacatctagcctacttAAAGCTTTCCAAGGCAAATTAAACAGTCATCAAAATTGCCGTTATTTTTTTAGTAGCTACGCAAATTTTTGCAAAATTTGGCGTTTTTGACAGTGAAAAAGACTTTTTTCGCCGCATGTCCCCCAACTTTACatataggggaaagtggggagacttgatccccggggagacctTGATCACCCcatgttttatcgagaactaaagtagttttgtcctagcgtatttttttagtatagatcctatAGACAAATGActtttatgtggtgagttatttttcggattgacaaccttatttactctgcagggcgatttgtatgttttgaccttcctaaagatttttatattggccacgcaaaattttcACAACAATggccaaatgctttcgtttttttttctcagcagaaagcataaaattataaaatatttaatatacttaatgatctgtactgaatGACAACATTCCATCAATGTTTTAGggtatttggatttgaaattattgcctcaatatggggacacttgatcccccattagttacccacaaaaatttgtcgaaaactactactactactactactactactactactactactacttctactactactactactactactactactactactactactactactactactactactactactactactactactactactactactactactactactactactactactactactactactactactactactactactactactactactactactactactactactactactactactactactactactactactactactactactactactactacctcCTGAAACGTGGAGCAATAAAAGTtattggactggtggtgaatgcattaAAGTCAAAGTACACGCTAGAGGGCAGTAACAGCATTATTCTTTTCATTTAGTTTACATCAAcgcagataacactgaatcaactatttgacgccacaatacacggttcgatgccgcatctctccatccacgAATGCGCCCCAAGATCGTcaagtcgttttgtacctggtcagcctatttcgctcgctgcgctctacaccgtctcgtacctgccggatcggaagcgaataccatctttgcagggttgctgttcgaCATTCTCGCAACATGGCCTGCCCATCGCattcttccggctttagctacattctggatactgggttcgccgtagagttgggcgagctcatggttcattcttcgccgccacacaccgtcttcttgcacaccgccaaagatggtcctaagcacccgtctctcgaatactccgagtgcttgcaagtcctcctcgagcattgtccatgtttcatgtccgtagaggacaaccggtcttattagcgtcttctacatgacacatttggtgcggtggcgaatcttttttgatcgcagtttcttctggtaggcccgacttccacagatgatgcgccttcgtatttcacgactaacattgttatcagccgttagcaaggatccgaggtagacgaattcctcgaccacctcgaaggtatccccgtctatcgtaacactgcttcccaggcgggccctgtcgcgctcggttccgcccacaagcatatactttgtctttgacgtattcaccaccagtccaacttttgttgcttcacgtttcaggcgggtgtacagttctgccacctttgcaaatgttcggccgacaatgtccatgtcatccgcgaagcaaataaattgactggatctgttgaaaatcgtaccccgcctattacacccggctctccgcatgacaccttctagtgcgatgttgaacaacaggcacgaaagtccatcaccttgtcttagtccccggcgcgattcgaacaaactggagtgttcgcccgaaatcttcacacagttttgcacaccatccaccgttgctttgatcagtctggtaagcttcgcagggaagctgttctcgtccataattttccatagctctacgcggtctatactgtcgtatgccgccttgaaatcaacgaacagatggtgcgttgggacctggtattcacgccatttttgaaggatttgccgtacagtaaagatctggtccgttgtcgagcggccgtcaacgaagccggcttgataacttcccacgaactcgttcactaatggtgacagacgacggaagatgatctgggatatcactttgtaggcggcattaaggatggtgatcgcttgaAAGTTCTCACATcacagcttgtcgcctttcttgtagatggggcatataaccccttccttccactcctccggtagctgttcggtttcccagattctgactatcagtttgtgcaggcaagtggccagcttttccgggcccatcttgatgagctcagctccgataccatccttaccagctgctttattggtctttagctgttgaatggcatccttaacttccctcaaggtgggggctggttggcttccatcgtccgctgaacttacgtagtcatctcctccgctgccttgactttcactgcctgtactctcagcaccattcagatgttcctcgtagtgctgcttccacctttcgatcaccacacgttcgtccgtcaagatgctcccatccttatcccggcacatttcggctcgcggcacgaagcctttgcgggatgcgttgagtttctgatagaacttgcttgtttcttgagaacggcacagctgttccatctcctcataCTCTGCCTGTTACAGGCGGCGTTTATTTTCCTAAAAAAGGCGAGTCTGATGTCTCTGCTTccatctataacgttccacgttctaccGGCTAACTTGCTggagcgcgaccgcccgcgctgcgtccttctcctacagaatctgtctgcactcttcgtcgaaccaatcgttctgtCAACTTCTTTCCActtacccgacgttgttctccgctgcctcgttaatggctgctttaactgtattccagcagtcctcaagaggagcCCCATCGAGCTCCCAATCTTCTTGGCAAcgttgcctcgagatgctgcgcgtatgcaaaggcgacatcaggttgcttcagtcgctgtaggccgtaccgcggcggtcgtcggtatcgaacattgttgatgactgatagttttgggcgcagttaacccatcaccagatagtggtcagagtcgacgttagcgccacgatatgtcatgacgtcgataatgtcggagaacctgacctgagcgttcaaatctcctttGATGATTCTGACGTCGTGGCTTagacagctgtcgtactcacgttccagctgcgcgtagcattaactgctagaattggaaatgaatcgAATCGTTATGTGAGTTCACCAtcacttgtacattgaagagcAGTGCTAGTCGCAAGCAAATATTAGTAGATTCCCTTAGCAGGAACAGCTAATATGGTCCTAAcaaagtagcaactacgggggTCAATCAAGCGCTAACGCTCGTGATAAGTTCCTGATTACAGTAACACGGTCTTCTTCCGTAGGAGTATTAACTTCGCCATTCAGTGTAGGCGGCCAGTTGATTCATGGCGCTTAAACAGTCATTCGATTATTGTCCTTAGCTCTTCTGGGTACCTTTCTGGCGATTTCGTTGGGCTACCAATCATTGTTATAGTGAACTTATATGCATCTCCCCATTAGTTTGCTCTGCATTCAAGTAGCCTTGTTGATCATGATTCGTGAAAGCAGCTCATGTCATCCATGAAATATAGGTCTGCGATCTTCTCTTTAAATATCGTTGTAGGCTCTCTGTATCCTACTCCCTTCTCGAATACAGCTGTGAAGGAGTTCGGCTATCGTCCTATTCCACCAGTAGAATGGACGGTAATCATGCCATAGGTACGTACCATTCTCGCTATAGTTACATcattaaaatcattaaaataaagatttttttaaatactcgTTTATGTACCCAATGTAtgacaaatatgaaaatatacgATGGGCTGGACACATTTCTAGTGTACCGCTTCAAAAAACCAGTTCGTTC comes from Armigeres subalbatus isolate Guangzhou_Male chromosome 2, GZ_Asu_2, whole genome shotgun sequence and encodes:
- the LOC134214995 gene encoding probable cytochrome P450 305a1; the encoded protein is MLVILFTCVLIFSFIGWVLQELRRPPNFPPGPQWLPLIGNTPFVRKLARSSGGQHLAFEALSKQYNSPVIGLKLGGELVVVALQYPAVLEAHSNEVFDGRPDNFFVRLRAMGTRLGMTFTDGPFWTEHRNFIERHLRQAGYGKQTMQMHVQNELVELIDIIKDLKGKPIWPGSILPTSVINVLWTFTTGSRIPRDDERLIRLLKLLHDRSKAFDMSGGILSQLPWLRYIAPDWTGYNIIKRFNRELREFFMPSIRKHHQEYSDDKCSNDLIYAFIKEMEHRKDDPCSTFTDLQLIMIILDIFIAGSHTTSATVDIAFMILSMRADMQNKILSEIDSNLRHDEIYQQKYRTQLPYTEAFLLETMRLHQIAPLGGPRRALSDCTLGGYRVPKNTTIMMSLRTVHMDQEHWGDPENFRPERFIGPDGKITNTERLIPFGLGRRRCLGESLARSCMFTFFVGILREFRVCPSKNSADAPTLKLVPGITLSPQPYKLVFEPRSR